From the genome of Synergistaceae bacterium, one region includes:
- a CDS encoding NAD(P)H-hydrate epimerase, with amino-acid sequence MPPEFDNELEYFYDPDEFHREVIYHDVHSPEAFTRKEAREADRRAMEDFGIPGILLMENAAIAVINEVRDYAVFAIVCSPGSNGGDGLAVARHLCILGKDVRVYIVGDPKKGSEDFKTNLRVMSKLAPEVLNTINDENFEDFEHALRGCETCIDAIFGTGLNRPVEGIYKRVIDAINSLAVHVVSVDIPSGLDCDSGEVLGVAVRATKTVTFHRMKQGLDLSPEYGGDIAVSYIGIPN; translated from the coding sequence ATGCCCCCTGAATTTGATAACGAGCTTGAATATTTTTATGACCCCGACGAATTTCATCGCGAAGTAATTTATCATGACGTACACTCGCCGGAAGCCTTTACACGCAAAGAAGCAAGAGAAGCAGACCGCCGAGCAATGGAAGATTTTGGAATCCCTGGTATTCTCTTGATGGAAAATGCCGCAATCGCCGTTATAAATGAAGTCAGAGATTATGCAGTTTTCGCTATAGTCTGTTCACCAGGCAGCAATGGCGGAGACGGACTCGCAGTTGCACGCCACTTATGCATTCTCGGCAAGGACGTAAGAGTCTATATAGTAGGCGATCCCAAAAAAGGCAGCGAAGATTTCAAGACTAATTTGCGAGTCATGAGTAAACTTGCTCCCGAAGTGCTGAATACAATTAATGACGAAAATTTTGAGGACTTCGAACACGCTTTACGAGGCTGTGAAACCTGCATTGATGCAATTTTCGGAACGGGCTTAAATCGTCCTGTCGAAGGCATTTATAAACGCGTAATCGACGCAATAAATTCATTGGCCGTACACGTTGTATCGGTTGATATTCCTTCGGGGCTTGACTGTGATTCGGGCGAAGTTCTCGGCGTTGCTGTGCGTGCGACAAAAACTGTAACTTTTCACAGAATGAAACAAGGATTAGACCTATCACCAGAGTACGGCGGCGATATTGCTGTAAGTTATATAGGAATCCCAAATTAA